In Actinomycetota bacterium, the sequence CGCGTCGCCCGCATGTACGCGGAAGTGTTCGGTGGGCTTCGTCAGGACCCTAAAGAGATCCTCGAGACGGTGTTCGTGCGAGAGGAGCACCGTGAGATCGTCATGGTCAGGGATATTCCGTTCTACTCGATGTGCGAGCACCACCTCATGCCGTTCCACGGGAGCGCGCATGTCGCCTACCTCCCCAAGGGAACGCTCACGGGACTCTCGAAGCTCGCCCGCCTCGTCGAGGTGTTCGCCCGCAGGCCTCAGCTCCAGGAACGGCTCACGACGCAGATCGCCGACACGTTGATGGATACCGTCGACCCGTACGGCGTACTGGTGGTCGTCGAGGCCGAGCATCTGTGCATGAGCATGCGCGGGGTAAAGAAACCCGGAGCGATCACGACGACCTCTGCGGTCCGGGGCGCCTTCGCGAAGAGCGCGGCGACCCGCTCGGAGGCATTCGCGCTGTTGTTCGGGAACCGATGACCTGGCGGGTGCGCGGCGTGTCCCTCCCCGACAGGGCACTGATCATGGGCATCGTGAACGTCACTCCCGACTCGTTCTCCGATGGTGGCCGCTTCTTCGATCCGGACGAGGCCATCGCTCTGAGCGTCCGCCTCGTCGCAGAAGGCGCAGACGTCATCGATGTCGGAGGGGAGTCGACCAGACCGGGGGCCGAGCCGGTACCGGCCGCCGAAGAGATCAGACGGGTCGAGCCCGTGGTGGAAGCACTCGCAGGTGAAGGCGTCGTCGTCTCCATCGACACGACGAAGCCCGAGGTTGCCCACGCTGCACTGGAGGCGGGAGCATCGATCGTCAACGATGTGTCCGCACTCGGCGCAGCCGGGATGGCCGAGGCGGTCGCCGAGTCCGGTGCGGGGCTCGTGCTCATGCACATGCAGGGGACCCCCCGCACGATGCAGGCCAATCCCACCTATGGCGACGTCATCGCAGAAGTCAGGGACTTCCTCGTCGAACGGGCGTTGTTCGCGCAGGACCGGGGCATCTCGCCGGGCCGCATAGTGATCGATCCGGGTATCGGATTCGGCAAGACGGTCGGGCACAACCTCGCGTTGCTGGCGCACATCGGTGTCCTCGTGGAGACCGGCTACCCGGTGTTGATCGGAACGTCCCGCAAGTCGTTCCTCGGGGTGCTGACGGGAGAGGAGCGGCCGGAACATCGCGATGTGGCCACGGCTGCGGCGTCGGCGTTGGCGGTGGCCGCGGGGGCATCCGTCGTTCGTGTACACAATGTTGCCGTTTCTCGGCCTGCTGTGCAGGTTGCCGACGCTATGGTTCGATGTGGAGGCAGAGTGTCATGACGGGACTGGAACCGAGAGCGTTCACATGGGTGATCAAAGGGCGCCTGGCAGTGTGTGAGCGGATTGGCGGGCACGGCATTCAGCATCGCCGGGTTCGCCGTGAAGAGGAGATCGTCTGGCTGCAGAGTGGAGCGGGTATCAACACGGTTGTGACCCTGCTCGCCGGAGGACAGAACGTGGCGAACTATCAGGACGCCGGTTTCACGGTGTTCCACGAGCCGCTCGTCGGAGAGTACGAACAGGGAGACGTCGATAGGGTGTTCGACGCCCTCGACCTCGCGTTGTCGGAGCCGGACAGCGTCGTCCTGGTGCACCGTGACCTGGTCGACGACACGATCGCCGGCCTGCTCGCCGGCTATCTCGTGTACTCGAAGCTGGTCACCGATCCGATCCTCGCCATAGCCGTCATTCAGGAGATCCTTGGCCGACCGCTCGGCCCGGAGGGCCGGGCGCTCGTGCCAGTCAGAGCCTGAGGCTGCGATGAGCGGACGAATCGAGCTGGGCGGTATCCGGGTCTTCGCGCACCACGGCGTGTATCCGGAAGAACGGCAGGCCGGGCAGACGTTCGTGATCGATGTGACCATGTACCTGGATCTCGAGCCGGCCGCGGCGACGGACGATCTGGCGGCGACGATCGACTACGGGGCCCTTGCCCAGGCCATCCATGATCGTGTCGCCGACGAGCGCTGGGGTCTCATCGAACGAGTCGCCGGCCGTGTGGCCGATCTGGTGATGGAGGATGTCCGGATCGATGCGGTCGAGGTGACCGTACACAAGCCGGAGGCGCCGATTCCCGTCCCGTTCGACGACGTGTCGGTCTCGATCCGGCGGAGTCGATGACACGGGCGGCGATCGCTCTCGGCTCGAACCTGGGTGACCGGATCGACCATCTCCAGGTCGCCGTCGTGGCGCTCGCCGCCTGTGGTGAGGTCGAGGCCGTGTCATCGGTGTATGAGACGGCGCCGGTGGGCGGGCCGGAGCAGGGACCGTACCTGAACGCCGTCGCCGTCGTCGAGACGGACCTGGAACCCCACGAGCTGCTCGACGGCCTGCTCCGGATCGAGCAGGAGGCCGGCAGGGAACGAACGACCCGGTGGGGACCGCGAACGCTCGACCTGGACCTGATCCTGTACGGCGACCGGATGATCGACGATGAGCGCCTGACGGTGCCGCATCCCCGATTCGCGCTCCGCCGGTTCGTCCTGGAGCCGCTCGCGGAGGTGTGGCCGGATGCTGCGACGCCCGATGGGGGGTCGGTCGCCGCTCTGCTCCCCTTCGTGCAAGATCAGAACGTGTCGCGGATCAATCGACGGTTGAGCACTCGCCCGGAGACATTCACGTCTCGGGGAGGCTGGTGGGTGACGGCGCAGGGCGTGGTGCTCGTTGCGGCGGCGGTGGCACTGCTCACCGATGCGGGCTCGTTGGCCTGGCCGCCTTGGGTCGTCTGGTTGGGAGCGATTCTGGCAGTTGCGGGTGCCGTCGAGTCGTTGCTCGGGTCACGGCACCTCGGTGCGAATCTGACGCCGTATCCGCAGCCGCTGTCCTCGGGGAGGCTCGTGGCGTCGGGCGCCTACCGGTGGGTGCGGCATCCGATCTACGGGGGGATCGTGCTGCTGCTCGTGGGCGCGGCGCTGCTCCGGTCGAGTCTCGTCGCGTTGATCGTCGGGATCGTCGGCGCAGCGTTCTTCTGGATGAAGGCCCGCTTCGAGGAGGAGCGCCTCGTCGAGCGCTACGCGGGGTACGCGGCGTACCGGGCGCACGTGAGGAAGCGGCTCATCCCCTGGGTCGTGTAACGATCAGGAGTCCAGCGACAGCTCCCAGACGCGGGCCTTCCACAGCAGGCGGGAGCCCCGCCGGGTGACGGTGACGATCCCGCGGTCGATCAGATCCTTGAGGGCTGCGCTTGCGGCCAACTGACTCGGCAGTGGGATCGGTCGGTCGGTGAGCGCCTTGACTCTCCCATAGAGGGCACGGGCCCGCTGGATGATCGCGGCCTCGTCCTGAAGGGTGCCTGTCGGCAGGAACAGTCTCCCCATCGGCCGGAGCCTGCGTTTCGCCTCTTCCAGCATGCGGATCGGCAGCTCGCTGCCGCGCGGACCGCCCCCGCCCTTGGTCGGGAACCAACCGCTGTCATCGGCGAGCCGGTCCGGGATTCCGGAGACGTCACCGATGATCACGTCGGCTTCGACGTCGTCGGGAATCGGTGAGAACAGGTCGCCCTGGTAGAAGGTGATCCTGTCGGCGACACCCTGCTCGACGGCATTCGCCAGGCCGACCTCCACGACGTCGGGGCTCTTGTCGACGGCGTGGACACTGGACGCCCCGAGCTTCGCGGCGATGATCGCAAGGATCCCCGAACCGCAACCGATGTCGATGACGACATCGCCCGGTTCGACGTGCAGCGCCTCGGCGAGGAGCCCGGAGATCGTCGACGGCCGGAACGTCGTATCGGAGATTCGTAGATGTATCGGCCCCAGTCGGCCTTTCCAGTTGAAGATGTTGCTGCCCATGGCGTTTTCCTCGTTCGGTGCTTACACCCTATTCGGATTCCGGATGTGTGCACGGCGGGTCTGCGACTTCGACTCGCCGTGCAGGCGTTTGGTTGCAGATCGGCCGCTACGCTGCACCGTCATGACCTTTGGCGGAACATGATCGACCGATTGCTCACCACGTTGGGGGTGTGGTCGCCGCTGCTCGTGTTCGCGCTCGCCATGGGGGAGAGCGCCGCGTTCCTCGGACTGTTTCTCCCCGGAGAGGTGACGGTGATCCTTGGTGGGGTACTCGCCGGAACCGGGGTCGTACCCCTCTGGGCGATGCTGATCGCAGCGGTTCTCGGAGCGGTGATCGGTGACTCGGTCGGGTTCTGGATGGGTGGCCACTTCGGGCCGGCGGTGCTTCGCAGGCCACGGCTCGCCAGGTTCGCAGGGCGGCTCGACGCGGCCGAGACGAGTCTGGCCCGACGTGGGTGGTCGGCACTCGTCGTCGCACGGTTCACATCGTTCCTGCGGGCAGTCGTCCCGTTTGCCGCCGGAATGGCGAAGATGCCGTACGGGCGATTCGTCGTCGGCAACGTGGTCGGCGGGGTGCTCTGGGGGAGTTCCCTCACGCTCATGGGGTATCTGGCGGGTGACAGCTGGCAGGAGGTGGAACACTGGCTGTTGCGTGGTGGTTTGACGCTCGCGGGCGCGCTCGTCGTGCTCGGTGTCATCGTGTGGGCGAGCCGTTGGGTCGCGGGGCATCGCGAGAAGGTACTGGGATGGCTCGACCCGTTGCTGCGGACGCGTGTCGTTCGAGCCCTCGCGGACCGGTTGGAAGGCCCGTCGAGACGCGTGGCTCCCCTCCTGTATCTGTGGCCGGTCGCGTTGGTCATCGTCGGTGGTCTGTGGCTGTTCGGCGGTCTTCTCCAGGATGTGCTCGGGCAGGAGGAGTTCTTCTTCTTCGACAAGCGGGCGCTGGAGTACGTGGCCACTCACCAGATACCGGCAGTCGTGCAGGCGGCGCGGTGGCTTGCCACGACCACACCGCAGTGGATGACGATGGTGGTCGGCGCGGGAATCGCCGCGGTCATGCTGTCGCGACGCTACGTCGGCCGCGCCATCGGGCTGGTCGTCGCCATCGCCGGCCAGTGGCTGATCGTCGAGGCGACACGACTTGTGGTCGACCGCTCGGCACCGTCGCTCACCGCGCTCGGCTCACGCGGCGACTACGGGTTCCCGTCCGAGTACATCGCCGCGCTCGTCACGCTTCTCGTGATCCTCGCCTGGCCGTGGCGGCCGCAAGGGTGGCGTGCGACCACGTTTCGCTTCGGTGCCGCGATGCTGATCGCGGCCGTCGTGGGCTTCTGCCGCCTCGTACTGCTCCTCGAGTATCCGTCCGACGTGCTCGCCGGTGCAGCCGTCGGGGCAGGATGGACGGTGATGGCGCTCAGCCTCGCCGACCCGCGCATCCGGACGATACTCGCCAGGGCCGTGAAACACCCTCGGGAGTAGTGCCTGTCGAGGTACCCGGTGCCCGGTCAGGCCGGCGCCAGGAACACGACGTCGGCAACACCGAAATCAGGAGCGACGAGCCGGTCCCGGAGCGGTAGGACATCCGTCTGCTTCAGCATGAGGGATCGCAGCACCCCGGCGCCTGCCGTGGCACCGGCGAGCTGAAAGCCGACGATGCGACCGTCGTCCAGGAATACCTTGCGCATCAGGTCGCCCCTGCGCCAGTGCAGCTCCTCGGACCCGCTGCTCGCTCCGGCCACCATCACCGGCACACCGAGATGCTTCAGGCTGTTCATCGTCTCGGAGCCCTCATAGGCTCCGTCGTAGCCGGCGAGGCCATCGGCCACAACCTTCGCCTGAGCGACCGCGTTCGGGAAGATGGCATGAACATATCGTTCACCGGTGAGGCGATCGTATGTCTCGGCGACATCGCCTGCTGCGCTGATGCCCGGGATGTTGGTTCGAAGGTGATCGTCGACGCGTACACCCCAGCCGATGTCGAGACCCGAACCGGCAAGGTAGTCGACGTTCGGTTTCACCCCGGTGGCGGCGACATAGGCATCGGCCGTCAGCGACTCACCGGAGTCGAGCATGAGACCCGTCACGCTCGTGGCACCTTCGAAACCGGAAGCCTTGGCCTCCAGGCGGACCACGATGCCCCGGCTCTGCAACTCGGCCAGCACGATCGTTGCGGTCTCCGGGTCCAGCATTCTCGGCATGACCCGATCCATCATCTCGACCATGGTGACGTCCACGCCGAGATCGGTCAGCAGGAGGGCTACCTCCACGCCGATGAAGCCGGCGCCGACGATGAGCGCCCGTTCCACCTTGCCTCGACGGACCCCGTCGACGAGTTTGGAGGCTGCGGCCATCGACTTGAAGTTGGACACGCCCGGGAGGTCCCGTCCTTCGATCGGCGCGTACAGGCTGCTCCCCGAGGCGATGACCAGATGGTCGTACGGCACACGGCCGGCCCCGTCGAGTGTCACCTGTCCGGATGTCGGGTCGATCCCCAGAACCCGGGTTCCGGAGCGGTAGTCGATGCCGAGACGGTCACAGACGTCACGACCTTTCCAGTAGATCGACTGTTCCCTTCCGGTCAGGAAGAAGTCCGCCATCGCGGGAGGTGCGTACGGCGGGTACGGTTCCGCAGAGATCATCACGATGTCGGTGTCGACGCCGTGTATGCGGAGCGTCTCTGCCACGGTGAGGCCGGCGGGACCGGCTCCAATGATCACGAGTTTCATCAGTTCAGCTCCTGCTCGGTCTCGATGAGGGCGTCACAGAGTCGTGTGACGCCGTCGGCAAATGGGGTCGGGGAGCCGTCGAGCAGGGGGCTCAGGTCCGGCTCGGTGTCCAGCACGTGCTCGTCGAAGGGGAGGGCATGGCGCGAGGTGAACGGGAACCCGCCTTCGGCCTCGATGCGAGCGAGGGCGCGTTCGACGTCTTCGGGCTTTCGGACCCGGTTGATCACGAGATGCACGGCGGGGATTCCGAGCTCACGTGCCAGCCTCGCGGTGTTGACCGCCACCTGGATGCCGTTGAACGTCGGATCCGACACCACAACGGCCTGGTGGAATCCCTTGGCGATCGCCCGACCGAAGTGCTCGACTCCGGCCTGGGTGTCCATCAGGATGACTTCGTCGTCGCGTAGTGACAGGTCTCCGACGATGGCGTCGAGGAGCGCGTTCTCCGGGCACAGACAGCCTGCTGCCGGCACGGTCACGGTTCCCATGGCGAGGACGCGGATCCGGTCGTTCGCCGGCACGGCGAATCGATCGATCACGTCGCGCACGTCAGGGTTCAGACGGAACAGCAGCCCCCAGCCTTCCCCGGGTCTGGCTCCCGTCTTCTCCTCGACATAGTCTGCATTCCGGCTGAGGGGAACGATTCCCCGAGCTTGCTCGAAGGGAAGCCCGAGGGCGTAGGGAAGGTTCATCTGCGGGTCGGAATCCACCGTCAGGACGGCGTAGTCGCGCCGGCCGAGGAGCCCGGCGAGGAGGGCGGTGAGGCTGGTCTTGCCTACGCCCCCCTTGCCGGTGACGACCACGCGGAAACCATCGAGGGGGCCGGCCGTGTGCCGGCTCCCATGTTCATGGCCGTGATCGCTCATACCCCTGCTCCGACCTCCTCCGGCATCGCGATGCTGTCCGGTTCGACGAACGGCAGGCCCAACGCCTTGCGTTTGGCTTCGATGTGGCGTCGGATCAACACTGCTGCCCGTTCCGGGTCCGGTTCGACTCCGAACGTGGCTCCGACGACGCCCTCGAGCCCGTCGGTCAGGAGGTTGACCACGTTCTCGCTTCCGAAGATCGGTGGTTGCACCCCCAGCACGGTGTAGATGCCGCTGGCCACGACGTACGCACCGATGGCGACGGCCTTCTCCGAATACCACTCGGGTGCCGCACCTGCCATCGGCAGATCGGAGATGTCGACACCGAGGTGGTTCGCGAGGGCCGCAGCCAGCACGAGGACGCGGCTGTTGTCCACACACGATCCCATGTGCAGCACCGGCGGGATGCCGAGTGCCTTGGCGATGGCTCCGAGTCCCGTCCCTGCCAGATCCGCGGCTTCGGGAACCAGGTGGCCCGCCTTCCCGTTGGCGATGGCGGCACAGCCGGTGACGACGACCAGGACGTCGTTCTCGATGAGTCGCTGTGTCAGCGTCACGTGGCCCTTGTCCTGTGGGATCTTCGGGTTGTTGCAGCCGACGATCGCGACCGCGCCGCGAATCTGTCCGCTCTTGATGGCGTCCACCAGCGGTTCGGGGGTGCCTCCCAGCGCGCCGAGGATCGCCTCGACGGAGAAGCCGGCCATCATCGGCACCGGTTCTCCCGGGATCAGGACCCGATCGGGGACACGGTTGGCGTATGCCTCGACCGCCGCGCGCACGATCTGCTTGCCGATCTCGAGGCCCCGGTGAGGGTCGAACGAGATGTGCGTGGCGCCCGGGAACTTCGCCTTGTCGGCCGTCGAGATGATCTGTGTGTGGAAGCACTTGGCTATGTCCGTCACCGACGGCATGATGCACTGGTAGTCCACGACCATCGCCTCGAGCGCTCCCGTCATGATCACCAGTTCCTGTATCAGGTGGTTGCCGGCCATCGGCACCCCTTTGCGCATCAGGAGCTCGTTGCCGGTACAGCACAGTCCGACGAGGTTGATGCCTTCGGCACCCAGCTCCTTGGCACGTGCCACGAGTTCCGGGTCACCTGCCGCCTGCACGATCACCTCCGACAGCAGCGGGTTGTGGCCGTGCAGCGCGATGTTCACGTATTCCCTCTTGAGCGTGCCGAGGTTGACCTGGGACATGACCGGTTCGGGCGTGCCGAACAGCACATCCGACAGGTCGGTGGCGACCATCGACCCTCCCCAGCCGTCGGAGAGGCTCGTACGCAGGCCGTGCAGCAGGATGTTGACGTAGTCGTTGTCGACGCCCATGTGGGTACGGTGCAGCATCTCGACATTCTCACGATCGATGCCCCGAGGGGTGATCCCCAGCTCTGCCCACTTGGCCCTGCGCACCTCGGGGACGCGGCCCAAGAAACCGATGCGCTCCTTGCGGCTTCCGTAGTCTTCGAAGATGGCCTCGGCCAGTTCGACGGCTACGTCCGACGCCGATCGCCCGTCGGAGGCGATGCCGTACTCCGCAGCCAGGCTCCTCAGTTTCGCTTCGTCCCTGATCTCGTATCCGCTGGTCTCGCCTTGGGCGGTCTCGAGGAAGACTTCGAGGATGTCACGGCCGTGATCTGAATGTGCGGCCGCGCCGGCGGCGATCGATCGGCCCAGGTTTCGGGCGACGATGGTGTCGGCATCGGCGCCACACACGCCCTTCTGGGGGCCTTCGCCAAACGGGTCGACGCGACACGGGCCCATCGCACAGTTGCGACAGCTCACGCCCAGCAGACAGTATCCGCACTGTGGCTGCTGGGCGGCGAGGCGCTCCCACACGGTGTCGATACCTTCGAGGTGGGCTCGGCGCAGCATCACCTGGGCGTCTGCCGCAATGCTCTGTTTCTCGATTCGACTCGTCATCAGACTCCTCCCGCCACGTGAGCGACTTCCTTGCCCCAGGCTCGCCAGCCGGCCAACATGTCCGGCTCCGTCGGGGCCACGCCTGTGGTGGCATCGATCGCGAGCACCGCCTTCTGGATCCGTTCCTCCCTCAGGAGGTCGTTCAGCTCCCCGTAGACGAGGGCATCCACCTTGCAGACTTCGACACACGCCGGTTCCTCGTCACGGCGGATGCGATCGAAGCATCCGTCGCACTTGGTGGAGACGACCCGAGGCGCCGCCGCTTCGGCCTGCACATGGAACGTGATCGCAGCGAACGGGCAGACCATGGCGCACATCGCGCAGGCGATGCACTTGTCGATGTCGACGAGAACGACGCCGAATTCGTCGTTGCGACCGATGGCCGCGGTCGGGCACACCTGCTGGCATGGCGCTGGGTCACAGTGGTGGCAACGGTTGGGGAACGAACTCCCCATCCATGGGCCGGATTCGACGTGGATCCTGGGCTTCGGCACAGGACTCTCGAAGATTGCCAGGTACGGATCCTTGCTTCTGGAATGTTCGACCGCGCAGGCAAACTCACATTGCCGGCAGCCGATACATCGTTGTGGATTCACGAAGACTGTTTTCACATGATCACCTCCTGATGCGTCGTCGGGCGGGTTGTGCGCGTGACGGCGGCGCCCGTCGCCCAGGAGCCTGTTGGGCAATGCAAGGCACGTATCTCGACGACCGTGCAGCGCCCTTCGATGCAGTGAGCGACCGTGCTTTGTCACGCCAGAGCCGTCGCGCTCGCCCCGCGATCCCGAATCGACCCGAGGGTGCGATACGGAATGCGAAGCACCGGGTACGAGATGAGTGATGCGTACAGTCGGCGATCCACGCACCGGCGTTACTCAGGAGACTTCTGGGTGGACAACTGGAAACTACCCCATGATGCTTTCCACGCTAGCTCCGTACGTGCGTCGGCGTCGGCCTCGACGCGTTCTTGTGACAGATGGTGAGAACGGCGGGTAGCCTGTTGTCCGGTCGGGTACCGCGGACTCGAACCGGGAGGTTCCGTTGAACATCATCCTCGTCGGACCGGGGCGTGCAGGCACGGCGTTGTGTCTGGCTGCAGCATCGGCGGGTCACCGTGTCGTCGCCGTGCTCGGGCGCAGACGGGAGGCCGTCGAGGAGGCCGCTGCACGATTCGACGCTTCTGCCCTCTGCTTCGACGACGGTCTCCCCGCGGCGGATCTGCTCGTGGTGGCGGTGCGGGACGATGCCATCGAAGAGGTCGCCGGGCGGCTGGCACCGGGTGTGTCCAACGTCGGCGCCGCCGTTCACCTCAGCGGTCTGAAGCCGGCGTCGGCACTCGGTCCGCTGGCCGATGCGGGAGTGTCGATCGGCGTGCTGCACCCCCTGCAGACGTTGCCGACGCCCGAGGCGGGAGCCGCGGCCATTCCCGGTTCATGGTTTGCCGTCACCGCACACGATCCGGGACTCCGGTCGGATCTCGAAGACCTCGTCGCGTCGATCGGCGGGCACCCCTTTGCGCTCGGCGACGAGGATCGTGCCCTCTATCACGCCGCTGCCGCGACCGCAGCGACCGGTACGGTCGCCGTGCTGGCACTCGCGGCAAAGCTGTTTGCGGCGGCAGGTGTTCCGTTCGAGGCGGCCCGCCCGCTCGTCGAGGCCGTCGTCGCCAACGCATTCCGGCTCGGTCCGGGGGAGTCGCTGACCGGTCCGATCCAGCGGGGCGACGTCGGGACGGTTGCCGCCCAGCTCCAGGCCGTCGCCGATCGTCTACCCGAAGAGGTCGACCGGTTCCGGATGCTCGGTAGAGTCGTGGCCGAACTGGCGGGGACCCGAGACATCTTCGAGGAGATTCTGTGAACATCGTCACAACGTTCGAGGAGGCTCGGGCAGCGAGAAGGGGTGTCGTTGCCCTCGTGCCGACGATGGGCTACTTCCACGAGGGACACTTGTCGCTGATCCGCGCCGCACGCACCGGTGCCGACACGGTGCTCGTCAGCCTGTTCGTCAATCCTCTCCAGTTCGGCGAAGGTGAAGACCTGGACCGGTATCCGCGCGATCTGGACAGGGATGCCGCACTGGCCGACGACGCGGGCGCCGACGTGCTGTTCGCCCCCGCCGTCGAGACGATGTACCCGCTGGAGCCGGCGACACGGGTCACCGTCGGTTCACTCACCGACCACCTCTGCGGCGCCTACCGGCCGGGGCACTTCGAGGGTGTGGCGACGGTGGTCACCAAGCTCTTCGCCGGCCTTCAGCCCGACCTCGCCGTGTTCGGACGCAAGGACGCCCAGCAGCTCGCGGTGCTGCGTCGGCTCGCCATCGACCTGTCGTTTCCGGTTCGGGTGGTCGGCCGGCCCATCGTTCGTGAACAGGACGGACTCGCTCTTTCGAGCCGCAACCTCTATCTGTCGGGGGAGCAGCGTCGATCGGCGCTCGCGCTGTCGCGTGGCCTTGCCCGCTGCGCGCTGGCGGCGCTGGACGGGGAGCGGTCCGGGGCCGCGCTGGAGTCGATCGTGCGGACCGAGTGCGAGCAGGCTCCGGGCGTCGACGTGCAGTATGTGCAACTCGTCGACGCGCAAACGGTGCAACCGATCCCGGAACTCGACCGTGACGCGTTCCTGGCCATCGCCGCGCACGTCGGGACGACACGACTCATCGACAACGTCCATTTCTGGCTCGATGGAGGCAAGCTCACCTACGAGCTCGGCGAACGTCTCGACCGGGCAACGATTCTGGGAGGCAACTGACATGCTGCTCGCCATCGACATGGGCAACACCCAGACCGTCGTGGGTCTGCTGGAGGGCCCGCAACTGGCTCATCACTGGCGGTTCGCGACCGACCATGCGCGCACCCCCGACCAGTATCGGCTCCTCCTGAAGGGGTTCTTCGATCTCGATGGCATCGACGCCGACTCGGTCACCGGTGTCGTCATCTCATCGGTGGTGCCCCATGCGACCGAGACGCTCCACACGGCTGCGGAGTTGTTCGACTCTGCGGAGGTCCTCATCGTGGAGCCGGGCATCAAGACCGGCATGCCGATCCTGATCGACAATCCGAAGGAGGTGGGTGCGGACAGGATCGTCAACTCGGTTGCCGCGAGGCACGCCTACGGGACCCCCGTCGTCGTCGTGGACTTCGGCACTTCGACCAACTTCGACATCGTCTCCAGGAAAGGTGAGTACCTCGGCGGTGCGATCGCTCCGGGT encodes:
- a CDS encoding type III pantothenate kinase — encoded protein: MLLAIDMGNTQTVVGLLEGPQLAHHWRFATDHARTPDQYRLLLKGFFDLDGIDADSVTGVVISSVVPHATETLHTAAELFDSAEVLIVEPGIKTGMPILIDNPKEVGADRIVNSVAARHAYGTPVVVVDFGTSTNFDIVSRKGEYLGGAIAPGLEVSMDALVSATAALRRVALEPPRAAIGKGTVEAIQSGLLYGHAGLVDGIMARIVDELGPDTATVATGGLASVIVPHCRTVDQIDEFLTLSGLRLLWERNAG
- a CDS encoding pantoate--beta-alanine ligase, with product MNIVTTFEEARAARRGVVALVPTMGYFHEGHLSLIRAARTGADTVLVSLFVNPLQFGEGEDLDRYPRDLDRDAALADDAGADVLFAPAVETMYPLEPATRVTVGSLTDHLCGAYRPGHFEGVATVVTKLFAGLQPDLAVFGRKDAQQLAVLRRLAIDLSFPVRVVGRPIVREQDGLALSSRNLYLSGEQRRSALALSRGLARCALAALDGERSGAALESIVRTECEQAPGVDVQYVQLVDAQTVQPIPELDRDAFLAIAAHVGTTRLIDNVHFWLDGGKLTYELGERLDRATILGGN
- a CDS encoding DUF2520 domain-containing protein; its protein translation is MNIILVGPGRAGTALCLAAASAGHRVVAVLGRRREAVEEAAARFDASALCFDDGLPAADLLVVAVRDDAIEEVAGRLAPGVSNVGAAVHLSGLKPASALGPLADAGVSIGVLHPLQTLPTPEAGAAAIPGSWFAVTAHDPGLRSDLEDLVASIGGHPFALGDEDRALYHAAAATAATGTVAVLALAAKLFAAAGVPFEAARPLVEAVVANAFRLGPGESLTGPIQRGDVGTVAAQLQAVADRLPEEVDRFRMLGRVVAELAGTRDIFEEIL